The Prunus dulcis chromosome 3, ALMONDv2, whole genome shotgun sequence genome segment gtctgttactttaatttatttttatattactccatttacttaagtttacaatgtaaataagaaagtaccctccatttggattcaaataaaaatactaaaaaatcaaattcccaccaaatcaaaatatgaaaaatcggttttagtgcaaaaatacgatttaggctaaaaatgatggctcattaagtcaatatatacttcatactaaaatcccataaaatcaagttttcttatttgatgtgtaaggaataaaagccgtcaaaaattatcttgagaaaatgattattccgaaaaaccatttttcatacttagtcaatttTGCACATCTGCTAAAAAATTTATGGGTCCACCAGTGCATGTCAATGGTTATAACTATAGTTacacaaatataaaatttttgttcacAACTTTAACTCAATGTGTATCATTACCACTATTCTCAACTCTTGACACGTGTTCACGAGTATAACTATAAttacacaaatacaaaataattaattaattataattatgccaatagatatatatatcaaatgtTGAAGTCGACCTCAAACATAAGCCTTGTTACAATGGGTCATCAAAATTGCATAAATGTCTCaactcaattaaaattttattacaATGTAATATTTATAGTCTAGTTTCTTACATTGCaaagtactaaaaaaaattcttatgttgcaaatagtatttaaCGTCTGAAATATTGTTATATGTTGTAAAAGGATCACATACGACGGACGGAGTACATGcaactttttaaattaaaaaaatagcaGAAGTTCATCATATCTAACACAttggaacaaaattttatttgagctAACACATTACCTCATTAAATTTCTTCAAGTGACACTTCGGCCTAAAGTCTAGACGGCATTAGTAGAATTCtctataataataaaaaaattagtaatAATCTTGGTTTTCGTCTTTTGTATAAGTTTCCCTACATGTTTAAGAAGTTTAAGAagtttaatataaaaaaatcgaCTAAATagcataattaattaattagcattttgtaattaaattttaattgacaatgtttcaatttttttttcaaagggCCAagcttttttctgttttttaatagagttaattaattagctttttttttttttttttgggttacaaATGCTACTTGAGggattattttctttttctttttgaagttGCATGTACCAATGATTATAGAATACTACGTTAATACGGTCATATGGTACATCTTgtacacgtgttataatataagtagaTATTTATCGATACCATTTTCTAAAATGAGGAAAATAAATCATGGTGGTCATTCATGTTATAATACGTATACAAGATGTACCACGTGACCATACTGCCgtagtattttataatttcttcatattatggcaaaaaaaaattatataaaaagaacTTTCCATGTGGATGTACCAATGAAAGTTAAATTGAAGGAAGCTTCCGACTCTGGCATTGAATGAGAATAAATATTCTAACCACAAAATTTCCTACTCCTAAATCATATTTTAAGAAAAGGATAACTTAAGAGAGTTCGATCACATGTGAGTGGATAACTTCAATTGCTTGACCAACGAATTCCACATCTTTGAATCAGTTTAGGATGTTGCTGTAACATTTGAAGTAACTTTCTTGAACCCGATTTACAATTGAGAAAAGCTTATGAGAAGTTCCCCTATGCGCAGATGTGTGACTTCAACCTCAAATTCATCTGAAACTTGAGTCAAATTtctaaaagagaaaaactaggAAATTTCACCAGTGTGTTAATACATGATGTTTGTCTATGATTGCATATGAAACTTATCACGTAACGTACATGCATATAACGGTTGAAACTTTAGTCAGAttttaaaaagtgaaaaactTAAGAGAAACCGCCTATGTGTAAAAACGTGACtttcaattataaaaatatatatgaaactcACAATGCGACATGCATGCATCTAACGGTTAAAAATCGCTATGAGCAAGCGAGAAATGATGTGCttaacattttctttcaagaaaaagGAGTGTCGAGAGAGTTAAAACAGAACACCCTCTCTTAATCAGTCTGTCTGAAGGGAAAACCAAAAGcactcttcttttttctgtgtTAAAACAGAGCTACTGTAAATCTTGGTAACAGGGTCTCCCAAAATTACAGGTATGACCGCGTAGATAGGTAGAGAAAGTAGTTATACTACCGAAAGTACCCAGTACccattttagggtttttgctATTCAACAACAATGGCAGGCTTGGAGGGCAACGAACACCAGCAGCAGCTCCAATTATTCAGCGTAGGCTCGGCCGTAGAAGTGAGGAGCGACGAGGAAGGGTTCAAAGGCGCCTGGTTCAGAGCCACCATCGTCACAAGTCCCACAAACTTAGCCtcaaagaagaggaaaagggCCTTGGTGGAGTACAAGAGCTTGGTCACCGAAGATGGCTCTCAGCAGCTCAAAGAGTACGTTGATTCGGCTTACTTGAGGCCTGTGCCGCCTCCATTGGGTGACCAAAACTTTGAGGAGGGTGACGTGGTCGATGCGGATTATAAAGATGGATGGTGGACTGGAGTTGTAAAAAAGGTTCTTGACAATTCCAAGTACACAGTGGTGTTTGAATTCCCTCCAgatttgattgaatttgagAGAGAGCGTCTCAGATTGCATCAAGATTGGGATGCTGGCAAATGGGTTCGGCCCAATAAGCAGGTATGCTATCTTGGTGGTGAcctgggcttttttttttctttccctcttAAATATTGTTTCTTTCGTTTTTTCTTggtgggttttttttcttttcttttcttttcttgcgGTTAATTAGTCTCTTAATCATGAGTATTCATGCATGTAAGGAAAGCACATTACTGTGAAGTCCGAAATGGTAATTTTTTCTCTGCAACTAGTGCTACAAATGAATTACAGCTGTAGCTTTGATGGAAGTTATTCTTAGGTTTAATATATTGTTGAATCAGATACTGCATTTTGTGACTGAAATGTAATATGATATTGATGGGTTGTTGATCTGTGTACTGTGTGGAATTAGTGGGTGGTATATGTGggtttaattgattttatgaattatCTTGAAATCTGAtcttttatgaaattaaatgGCTCCATTGGATGTTTTATTACCACATGTTCTTCCTAGCGTAATAACATGTTTGAACTTATAAATGTGAAAATTAATGGATCTATTCAAATGCGATTATCCGAATGGAAAGTAACCGCATTGCTCTAGCTTCTTGCTTATTCTATTCAGTTCATTTTTAGGTTTCATAACTCGATTAACAAATAAATGCAATTACTTGGGGGTTGCATAGGCTTTGTGCATTTATGAATTTGTCCTTTTCAGCTAGAATTGAAAATATATGTTatggttaatttttttgggattCAACTGATCTGATATTTCAATGGAAAGCAAATGGAAGGGTCCATATTCAGCTCGGGATCAGATGTAGAAGTTAGGtttgacaaagaaaatttatttgatGATTGGTTCCCTGCAATTGTTCTAAAAGAAATCGAGGATAAGACCTTTCTGGTGAAGTATGAGAATTCAGATGCTAGGGTTCAGAAAGATACTGTAGATTTCCATCCTATCCCCCCTCCCCTTTCTCATTATACAAATAGAAGTTATGAGTTGCTCAAAAAGGTAGATGCTTTCTTGATATTTCTTGGCGGGCCGGTGTTTTTCCAATGTTTTAGCTGAGAGGCTGTATACCATCATTTCAAGCACAGGATTTAGGGTAAGGAACTTAGTTTCTCAGACATAAGACCCATTCTGGAATGGAAAGATGGTAAATGAGTTGGTGGATcgaagttatctatttttccgagtatgagagagagagagagagagagagaaagggggGGGGGTCGGGATTGGAGGAGGGGAGGAGAGAAAGGGTGTCTTGGAATACAGTGAggtttcatattttttgtaGCATTAGCTGCTTGCTTGAGTTGAAGTTTAGCTAGTGTCGCTTATggattatatttattttattagtaaCTAATCAGACTTCCTTCCAGGAGGTATTGGCCGCTTCAGATTCTCCACAAAATAAAGATCATGTATTGCATGCTCAAAACGATTCCAACCATGTTGAAGTGGCGACtcaacttgaaaatttggGTGCTGTAGAGGATAACCCTGAATCAAAAAATTCAGGGAAGAGTCTTTTGGAGCAGTCAAGTTATCCCCGGAGCATCAAGAGCAAAAAGATGTTAGCCCGTAATGTTACTGCTACAGACTCGGGTCCTTTAAAAAAGTTAAAGGATGACAAAGCTGCAGAGGCCACATCATCCATTACAGCCATTACAGCACGTCAGTTGAGGAAAATGCCTGACAATAAAGAAATGCTCCATGAATTAGCCACAGTGAGTAGAGGAGTTAGAGGAACAAGACGATCAAGAAAACCTGTTGTTAGCCATCAACTTCTTAAAACAGAGAGCTTGCTTGAGGAAAATAATGTTGTGAGTTGAAATGTCTTTTCTTAACGTTTATTTTCTTGTGTCAATCATGTGATGCAATGTGTCATTGATGCCACAATGTTTATTGTTTCCATGAAACCGGTCACACACACATAGCCGGTGCACACGTATTTCTTGTGCCTAAATGATTGGTTACAGTGGTTAGTAGCAGTGCTATGTCTAAAGTACGTAGTAGAAAAAATTGATCTGGAGTAAATGGTGTGTTGTCCTATTTCCCCTTCCTTGACAGGCATTGATAATCTGGTCACTACTtccttaattttgttttctgtgaCCCCGTGTATATGATCAACATATTCGTTATGTGTAGAAGACTAAGGAAGAGAGAGACGGTGAAGTGGATAGCCAATGGGTACATCCTGTAACAAGTAAAGGAAGACGTACAAAGTCTCCATTTGGAAGCCGATTGACCCAAGCAGGTAAATATGTGTACTGCATAGCCAAAagacagaaaaagaaaaaggtataTATGTTCATCAGTAGACCCTGCACTGGTTGGGTTTCTTGTTTGaaagaaattttgttctttatgcTTTTCAGGGTATATCTGTGCACTGCCTAgccaaaagagagaaaaagaaaagggtatATATGTTCGTCAATAGACCCTGCGCTGATTAGGTTTCTTATTTGAGAGACATTTGGTTCTTAATAATTTGCAGGTAAGGAAGAGTACGCAAGTGTCAATTCTGCTGGAAAAATAATTCAGAAGGAGGGGATAAGTAAGGAAGCTGAAGTGCCTCTCACTGTCAGGTCAAAAGCTAAGGAAAAGGATGGTTCACTGGCTGAAAATCCATGCCAGCTTCCTAATGATCCTGCACAAGAAAAGAGCATGGTAGGCAATATGCTAAAAAAAGGGACCCATAACCAGAGGagtaataaataattttaaattaaactGCTTAGTGGGTTCTCCCAGTCCCAGAGAGAGCTAGAACTATGCTGTTCTctaaggaaagaaaaaaaatggaattcGTTTGGATCATTTGAGAAGTGATTAGCCATGTCACTTCTTGTAGGCAAAGTAGATTGTTGTTTGGGTGTTAGTCGTCCTGAGCCAGAATTTGATTTCAAATCGCAAATTactaaagagaaaaatatataaatcatgtaaaataaaaaacgaaaGAAGTGTAAAGTttctatttaattatttatctaTTCTATGGACTAGGCCCTTTTATTCAAGTATGTCGAAAAGTAGGAACATGAAACATTAGGGATTTAAGCTATCAACAATGACAACATTGGATATTATCTAAAATAAGCTATTAACACTCAGGTTATGTCAGCTGAACTTGGCAGTGATTCAATTTTCGCTAACCTGCTCCGTAGCCTGGTTCTTTTTCCAGACATGGTATAATCATGGAGTGAGAGGTCCACagtaaaaattatattttatgtacttatgtttgtttttctacTCAATGCTTTTGCCTATGGATGTTTATCTGTATTTGAGCAGGAGTTTAAGCAGCAACCAGCTGGCGGAAGTACTCATAAAAGAAAGAGGGGCAGACCTCGAAAATTAGTGGTTGTAGGCCCCCAAGCTTCAGAGGGAGGTAAAAGGCCTTCAAAGTAAAATCAtcttttgatattttagatTCAGTAAAAGTACATTTTAAGCCCTCTAGTTTGCTAAGTTTTAGATTGAACAATCTCAATGGTGCACTTCTCAAGGTATTTCAGTTTGGTCCCTTTAGTTCTAATTGGAACAATGTGAACTatctaattttcttatttgtgtcaatttggtCCCTCTAGTTACCGTTTGACTGTTAATTGACATTGTTCAAATTGAAGCTATTAGCAACCTATAGGGGGTAACACGTGTACTTTGGCCAACTtatctcaaaagaaaagatcTGTTACTTTGGGcaatgaattttttgttaaacatCTATGCTTTTGGATTGTAGTCAAGGGGCAGAATGGATTGGGAAAAGTTGCCGATGGAAATGTTGCAGAAGATCAGACGCTTGAGGAAGTTGCTTTGCATGTGCTCAGAGGGATGGACTCTACAGGTTTGAGATTGTGCAACttggtttaatttttcagCCTATCAGTGAGGAACTCTTAACTTTATCAGTGATTATAACAAAGCAGCACAATTAGACTGTTCCCGAGGATAAACTGAGAATGTTGTAAAAGTGGTGGGTACACAACATGAGAAGCATTCATAGAAGAGAGGAAGGACATGAAGCAAACAATACTTCTGAAAAGTTATGGGAAACacgaaaatttgaaaagaattaACTATTTTCACCATTTGCACACAATTAGATTGTTCCAAAAGGTGGTCTAGCTAAACACTTCCTGTCTAACAACTCttctcaaagaaaaaaaattagagtcAAAGGGAGTATTTCTTAGCTTTCGATTGACCTTATGTTTTCTGGAACTCGAATCATATCTGGAATTTTTGTAGATTCACAAGATGCTTCTAGAAGAAAAACAGCTGAGTTTCCTGGAACAAGGTGCATGACAAATGAACCTGCAAGGACCTGTGTTGGAGCAGATGATGATGACAGACCTCTATCCATGTGGTTTGGAGGGATGCAGCATCCTGCAAGCGCGGGTGAATCAAGTAAGCTACTTcctatattaatttttttccctgtGGAAGTAGTTAATTTGACTGtatctgttttctttataGGATCATCCCCTGATGGGAATGTTAGAGAACCAGTTGAGGTAGCAAGGAGGGAATCTCTTGCAGTTGATGCAGTCAGTGGCAGTGGGCAAGATGAGAAAGGAGGCTTGCCTTTTGTTAAAAGCTCTCCTGTGTGGAAGGCAATTGAAACATTAGAAGTATTCAGAATGATACCACAAAGTCCGCACTTCCGTCCTTTGGGTCAATGCAAAGAAGAATATCGTGAGGGATCAGCAATTGGCAATATGATAACCTTTTCCAGACTGGCGGAGAAAATATCCAGGCTGCACTTTGATGAGCCCAAAGATGTTTTCAATAGCATTTTAGAGAGTCTTCTTGACCTGGAAAAGTATGGATTTAATGTAACAGTTCTACGTGAGCGCGTGAATCTTTTATTGTCTGTTAAAGAGAGGCAAGGGCAGTTTCAGGTCGAGTCAAAAGATGCTGAAAGTAAGATCAGGGAGCATTCTCATGAAAAGATAAAGCTTGTAGAAGAGGCCGACTGTATTGCGAAGAAAATAATTGAGTTAGAGGAGAAACATGCATCAGTGAAGTTACAAGTGGGGGCGAAAGATCTTGAGATTGCTAGATTGCAAAAGCTTGTGGATGCCATGAGTGAAACCATTCAGAGTGCTCGGTCGGATTTTGAAAAGCTAGCTTCAGCTCCCTTGAAATAGGCCTTTGTTTAACACCCCTGAAGGGTGGCGCACAGCGTATAATGAAAGTTGTAACAATTTGTTCTTCTTAGTAGGGATGTCAAATCTTAGGCATCAGTTTGGTGTTCCTAGtactaattttcaatttttagtaGCTAGTCTTCACTACTTGATTGTTTCCTGAACTCTGTTGGTTTTCTTCCTTCTGcactttgattttcatttgtcattgtcaaatattttcttgGGAGTCTGGGAGGATAAGAGCAAATTTGCCCAATCATATCATTAGCCTgttaacaaaatagaaatataaaagttcttttcctttcttcttctcagaCCAAATAAAACACTCCTTTTGTATATCTCTTTTCTGGGAGTCCACTAAAGGCTCATGGAGCTCATTAATTCGACTTTATAGCTTAAGGTATTTTATGATCTTGCTCAAGCATTGGAATTATGGTACTTAGAGATGCAGTTTTCATTTACTGTCATTTGATTGAGGCTTATGCACAACTATTTCGAACTCTCGTGTAATCgctatgtaaattttctttctttatttgatgGCCGTAGCAATTCCATTAGTGAAGGGGCAATAGAGAATGTACAACGAGATGAAGAACATGGCCCCAAAAAGACGCTGAAATTTtcctaataatttaatttagctCGTTAATTATAATGCTAATAACAGCATTTAACTGGGACTAGAAAATTTCCCAGGAAGATAACCTTTGTGCTATTAGGTATCAAATATGTTGATAATTAttcataaatttaaagttgacCTATATATTACGAGAACTAAGAACGAAATCGCCTAAAATTATTCATTAGGCTAGGGATTAACAACGTCCCTGAGGGGACCGAGTTGACGGGGGAAATTACCATTCCGAATTATTAGTCAAGAAGCCATACGGATTAATATGCGGTAATCTTGAAGTTGATAGTATTTGTGATTAAGAATCATGAATGATTTCTTTGATTGTTTTTGCATAATTATACACAAGCAtacagaagagaaaatgattCGGTTTGTTAGTTGTCACGtcataaatttcatttcaaatttgaagacATATAAAAACAAGCTCCAAATATTAAAAGCACGCACCTAACCAAGTCAAAATCTTGGCAGTGCCATGAATGCGTGCTGTCCAATATCTTATCTCACGTCTTCTAAGTTTAATTGACAGAATTAATTCCCCAACCAAATGAAAGTATAGCAACGTTGGGTTGTGGTTCAGAAAGTACACCAAGACATGCTGCTCTTCTGGTTCACTTGGTAGTTGGTACCGGTGGGAAGAGCTTTTTCTACTTTTGTTCCACTTTCGTTTGGTGCCCAAATAAattcttctccctctcttctAACACATTTTCATAACTCTTcgtatttctttcttcttttaagaCTATTGACATTTTACTCTTGCCATATCGAAGTGAACCCTAAGattttaatttcatcaatttggtACCCAACGTTTTtaaatttgaccaaattacacCATCCATCAACTTCACTGctaaattttctgttaaattgatGACATGGTAAGTGTGGTACCCATTTTGACGGTGAtgtgtgaaaaaaacaaaaacaaaaacaaaaacacaatacaaaaaaaattctcggTGAGATGGACAAACACCCAAATAGGCTGCCTAACCCACACTTGCTATCATGTGTGGCATGCTTGGCCTGAAATATAATTTGGAGTAAATTCTTCAAAACTTATCgttcttttttttaactttcttttttcaataaacttccaagttggagaagaaaagaaaattctcatatattttctttggtaCTTTTTTATTGAGAACTTGTGTTTATACCATATCTCACCAAGCAACTCTAGGCAAGGcaaagagtcccacattggaataTTACAAGATGTGTAGACTCCCCCTCATCTATAAAAGGAGACCACTCTCCACTAAGAGAGGGATGATTGGGTTGCACTTGATCTTTAGTCAAGGACTTCTCCCTTCTCACCTTTTGTATTTGGATCCGACCCcatgtacaaatgtaaatacacattaataatgagaatatacttctccgtggacgtagcccattcattaagggtgaaccacgtatatcttgttTTCTGTATGtttatcactaagttgggctcAAAAGTGCCGAACCATTTTTGAGCGTCAACAACTTGTATTTATAAGACTTCATCAATCGTTAGTTAATAAGATAACCTAAGCCAGCAAGAGTTTAaaagtaaatatatattaggtatATTAAGttgtaataaaatatgaatatggtaaTCTCATGCAGTGCAAAGCCCCACATTTAAATCGaagggaattttttttgagaGAGAACGAGGGAGACAACTAAAGAGATTAATCAATCAAAGGAAtcaaaaaggagaaaatgtTGTTGtgatgtggtggtggtggtgcatTGTATTTGTACGCAGAAAAATTTGTCATGTGAAACATCTTAATGTTGAGGATTGGTATTATTCAATTTTGCATTCCGAGAAGGTTTTAACGAGATCGTCTCTTAGCATGTTAGTTTCTGACTATGTATTATTTCCTTATGCGATTAAtgaagagtgctgctattttcacTCACATGTCCTATTTTTTCACCcatcttattttaaaaaatttaaagacaaatttatccCTTTGTAAAATTGattctaaaaccctaaaaataaaacaaattttaaaaagaaaataaattttttcctttaacTCTCCGTATTCTTTCCATCTTCCTGACCTCAACAAATCCAGCGAGCATCTACGCATCCCAATTCTTtgaaaagttttaaaaaaaaaaagatcaaatcaaattctcaaCTCCACCTTTAATATTGTGTCAGGGTTGATGGGTGTTGATAATAAAGGCGAAATTATCCTTAAATTTTATTccattttaaagattttttagTCTGATTAACCCACATACGGGTCCTTATTCCATATAACATCACTTCAATTAAAAATCCATTGTAGTCTTGTTGGTTGTAtgttgttgtggtggtggtgtcgCGGTCGTGAAGCCACCAGTAATGCTAAGGGGTTGATGAGAATATTAATATGGTAGGGTAAGGTCGTGATGTTGAAAAcacatgaagaagatgaagaatgttttttttttttttttggggttaaaatttttatgtttttaacttGGAGTTGATGGTGTTtggttgaattaataattaaagggtattttaggaataattgTCACATCACTGGATCGGCtctgccgtagcacgatattgtccgctttgggcccccctctctgcccgaacggttttgtttctgggaactcacgagcaatttctaagtgggtcacccatcctgggattgctctggccccccaactcgcttaacttcggagttcccatgactccgaagccagtgagctcccaaaaggccttgtgctagatggatgcgggtgtgcacatataaggcacatcaccccctctccgttggttgatgtgggatcttacaatccatcccccttaagggcccgacgttctcgtcggcacactcgcactactcggcagagtggctctgataccaaattgtcacatccatggatcggctccgccgtagcacgatattgccCGCTTTAGGCCCCCCTCTTTGCcggcacggttttgtttctgggaactcacaaCCAATTTCCCAGTGGGTCATCCATCATGGAATTGCTCTgacccccaactcgcttaacttcggagttcccatgactccgaagccagtgagctcccaaaaggcctcgcgctagatggatgcgggtgtgcacatataaggcacatcacctcatttccgttggttgatgtgggatcttacaataatggtgggtggaaaagtaggattttatttttttcaaatttacatagtGGGTGAGAAGATAAAATGGATGGGAAAATAGGACAAGTTGGTGAAAATAACAGCACTCTTAATGAAATACCAtcttttctaaaataaaaataaaaatggaacaATCATGTTTGATCAGAACCATTAATCCCAAGTATTATAAACATATCAAACTCATAAAGTTATAATTGAAGACAAGAAAACATGTTTCAActttgcaaaagaaaattgctATGCATATACAAAtaagagtttttctatttaaaccccacacttttctttgttcattccaatacttaaatcattaagctattaagttttattattatataaaaggacaaaaaaggtcatccaacttaatatttaaccctagtacatctatacacacacTCTACTActtttcatattaagtttcagaaaaatacaaatcttTTGAGGTTGAATTTCTCTATAAAGCAAATAAAGAGCGGAAAGTAAATAAAGatcttcatattttatttttctatctCTGTAATGAAAATCTTTAGGGGGTTGAATTTTTCCATAAAGCAAATAAAGAGAGGAAAgtttggaacttggaagaGTACATAAAGAAATAGCAATAAAACTGAAAGTCTGAAACCCCAAAAACACCACACTGTGTTTTTAACTTGTAAAAAAATCAGTGTTCTTtagtttgtttgccaaattgaagatgaaattGGACTCTGTGTGTAAAAGTACGGCTTACTCATGAATGAAAGAGGATATGAGTCTTGTTCTAGTTTCTTTGCCTCCCAACTCAACTACTTAAaacatattatttttctatctATGTAATAAAATCATAGCTCTAGCTAGTGGTGAGGGGAAAAATAGCGGGGTGTGAGTGTGaggttgatgagtttttatttttatttttattttctactgGGTGTGTATTTAGAGGTTGTTTGGGAAGGTATTggaattttcttaaaaattgtGAACATTTAAATTAGAAGTTGAAGTAAACTTAAAATATGGGGTGACTAAAGAAAAGTGCTTGCttggtttaaatagaaaaactctacAAATAATCCTGTAAGCAACTGAAAGCCAAAATAAAGTAGATGTGATTTTGACCAATTGCAAGTTCAATTTTGACCACTGAGTATCTGTCAAGAAAATGACAGTTTTCCCACTACTTAATTAAGGTGCATTATGAGTCTTTGTTTTCAC includes the following:
- the LOC117621225 gene encoding DUF724 domain-containing protein 6-like isoform X5; the encoded protein is MAGLEGNEHQQQLQLFSVGSAVEVRSDEEGFKGAWFRATIVTSPTNLASKKRKRALVEYKSLVTEDGSQQLKEYVDSAYLRPVPPPLGDQNFEEGDVVDADYKDGWWTGVVKKVLDNSKYTVVFEFPPDLIEFERERLRLHQDWDAGKWVRPNKQEVLAASDSPQNKDHVLHAQNDSNHVEVATQLENLGAVEDNPESKNSGKSLLEQSSYPRSIKSKKMLARNVTATDSGPLKKLKDDKAAEATSSITAITARQLRKMPDNKEMLHELATVSRGVRGTRRSRKPVVSHQLLKTESLLEENNVTKEERDGEVDSQWVHPVTSKGRRTKSPFGSRLTQAGYICALPSQKREKEKGKEEYASVNSAGKIIQKEGISKEAEVPLTVRSKAKEKDGSLAENPCQLPNDPAQEKSMEFKQQPAGGSTHKRKRGRPRKLVVVGPQASEGVKGQNGLGKVADGNVAEDQTLEEVALHVLRGMDSTDSQDASRRKTAEFPGTRCMTNEPARTCVGADDDDRPLSMWFGGMQHPASAGESRSSPDGNVREPVEVARRESLAVDAVSGSGQDEKGGLPFVKSSPVWKAIETLEVFRMIPQSPHFRPLGQCKEEYREGSAIGNMITFSRLAEKISRLHFDEPKDVFNSILESLLDLEKYGFNVTVLRERVNLLLSVKERQGQFQVESKDAESKIREHSHEKIKLVEEADCIAKKIIELEEKHASVKLQVGAKDLEIARLQKLVDAMSETIQSARSDFEKLASAPLK
- the LOC117621225 gene encoding DUF724 domain-containing protein 3-like isoform X1 yields the protein MAGLEGNEHQQQLQLFSVGSAVEVRSDEEGFKGAWFRATIVTSPTNLASKKRKRALVEYKSLVTEDGSQQLKEYVDSAYLRPVPPPLGDQNFEEGDVVDADYKDGWWTGVVKKVLDNSKYTVVFEFPPDLIEFERERLRLHQDWDAGKWVRPNKQEVLAASDSPQNKDHVLHAQNDSNHVEVATQLENLGAVEDNPESKNSGKSLLEQSSYPRSIKSKKMLARNVTATDSGPLKKLKDDKAAEATSSITAITARQLRKMPDNKEMLHELATVSRGVRGTRRSRKPVVSHQLLKTESLLEENNVKTKEERDGEVDSQWVHPVTSKGRRTKSPFGSRLTQAGYICALPSQKREKEKGKEEYASVNSAGKIIQKEGISKEAEVPLTVRSKAKEKDGSLAENPCQLPNDPAQEKSMVMSAELGSDSIFANLLRSLVLFPDMEFKQQPAGGSTHKRKRGRPRKLVVVGPQASEGVKGQNGLGKVADGNVAEDQTLEEVALHVLRGMDSTDSQDASRRKTAEFPGTRCMTNEPARTCVGADDDDRPLSMWFGGMQHPASAGESRSSPDGNVREPVEVARRESLAVDAVSGSGQDEKGGLPFVKSSPVWKAIETLEVFRMIPQSPHFRPLGQCKEEYREGSAIGNMITFSRLAEKISRLHFDEPKDVFNSILESLLDLEKYGFNVTVLRERVNLLLSVKERQGQFQVESKDAESKIREHSHEKIKLVEEADCIAKKIIELEEKHASVKLQVGAKDLEIARLQKLVDAMSETIQSARSDFEKLASAPLK
- the LOC117621225 gene encoding DUF724 domain-containing protein 6-like isoform X4, translated to MAGLEGNEHQQQLQLFSVGSAVEVRSDEEGFKGAWFRATIVTSPTNLASKKRKRALVEYKSLVTEDGSQQLKEYVDSAYLRPVPPPLGDQNFEEGDVVDADYKDGWWTGVVKKVLDNSKYTVVFEFPPDLIEFERERLRLHQDWDAGKWVRPNKQEVLAASDSPQNKDHVLHAQNDSNHVEVATQLENLGAVEDNPESKNSGKSLLEQSSYPRSIKSKKMLARNVTATDSGPLKKLKDDKAAEATSSITAITARQLRKMPDNKEMLHELATVSRGVRGTRRSRKPVVSHQLLKTESLLEENNVKTKEERDGEVDSQWVHPVTSKGRRTKSPFGSRLTQAGYICALPSQKREKEKGKEEYASVNSAGKIIQKEGISKEAEVPLTVRSKAKEKDGSLAENPCQLPNDPAQEKSMEFKQQPAGGSTHKRKRGRPRKLVVVGPQASEGVKGQNGLGKVADGNVAEDQTLEEVALHVLRGMDSTDSQDASRRKTAEFPGTRCMTNEPARTCVGADDDDRPLSMWFGGMQHPASAGESRSSPDGNVREPVEVARRESLAVDAVSGSGQDEKGGLPFVKSSPVWKAIETLEVFRMIPQSPHFRPLGQCKEEYREGSAIGNMITFSRLAEKISRLHFDEPKDVFNSILESLLDLEKYGFNVTVLRERVNLLLSVKERQGQFQVESKDAESKIREHSHEKIKLVEEADCIAKKIIELEEKHASVKLQVGAKDLEIARLQKLVDAMSETIQSARSDFEKLASAPLK